In Providencia alcalifaciens, the sequence TAAAACCACTCGGCGCTCAGGTCCCCACACTTCCACCATGTCTGCTAAACTGTCTAACAAGCGATGAGTGGATTCATAAAAAATCAGTGTTCGGGTCTCTTGTTCTAAGGATTGCAAAACATCTTTGCGTCCCTTGGTTTTCGCAGGTAAGAACCCTTCATAACAGAAACGGTCTGAAGGTAAACCCGCCGCTGACAAGGCGGTGATGGCCGCACAAGCCCCCGGTAATGGGATAACACGGATCCCTGCTTCACGGCAGCGATTGACTAAGTGATAGCCAGGATCATTAATTAAAGGTGTACCTGCATCCGAGACTAATGCGATACTATCCCCTTGTTGAAGCTTGCTAATTAATTGATCTGCTTTTTGCTGCTCGTTATGATCATGTAGCGCAAACATGCGCGCATTGATGGCAAAATTCTGTAGTAGAATGCCTGAATGCCTCGTGTCTTCCGCAGCAATTAGGTCAACATGTTTAAGCACATCTAACGCGCGCTGCGTGATATCTCCCATGTTACCAATTGGGGTTGGCACGATGTACAGCGTAGATGCCATAACCACTGCTTGATTAGGTTGATTCATTGTTTCATCCGAATAGCCGGTTTAAAATTAAGCAATTGAAAAATACACCATTGGATACAGTATGCGTCCTTCAATTTTTTTGCATTTGAAAAAAAGATTAATCTGCACTGCGATGTTGTCCACGTTGGCATTAACAGGGTGCCAAATCGAATCCTCGACAACCTCGACAACAACCCAG encodes:
- the rsmI gene encoding 16S rRNA (cytidine(1402)-2'-O)-methyltransferase, coding for MNQPNQAVVMASTLYIVPTPIGNMGDITQRALDVLKHVDLIAAEDTRHSGILLQNFAINARMFALHDHNEQQKADQLISKLQQGDSIALVSDAGTPLINDPGYHLVNRCREAGIRVIPLPGACAAITALSAAGLPSDRFCYEGFLPAKTKGRKDVLQSLEQETRTLIFYESTHRLLDSLADMVEVWGPERRVVLARELTKTWESIEGRPVGELLEWVKEDENRHRGEMVLIVEGYKPQTDESAITPDVIRTLGLLQKELPPKKAAAITAEIYGLKKNQLYKLMLDQQDGE